Proteins encoded together in one Terriglobus saanensis SP1PR4 window:
- a CDS encoding lasso peptide biosynthesis B2 protein — MRAHLRRYGLIAEATYQLLRASWKLRLPFDRSAKDLARPLLQANRFRDEARTALDVRGALASVDRNLPHQWTCLEKAMAARGMLRQRHIASTLVLSVAPSEGVTIKAHAWLEAGGVIVTGRREKERYVPIYSFNNAVVQPPGDAPPCSQ; from the coding sequence ATGCGAGCACATTTGAGACGGTACGGATTGATTGCCGAGGCGACCTATCAACTTCTGAGGGCTTCGTGGAAGTTGCGTCTTCCCTTTGATCGTTCGGCAAAGGATCTTGCGCGACCTCTCCTGCAGGCAAACAGATTCCGGGATGAGGCGCGCACCGCGTTGGATGTTCGGGGAGCCCTGGCATCTGTTGATCGCAACCTTCCTCATCAGTGGACTTGCCTCGAGAAAGCGATGGCAGCACGCGGTATGCTGCGACAACGTCACATTGCTTCGACGCTCGTTTTATCTGTCGCACCCAGTGAAGGGGTAACGATAAAGGCGCACGCCTGGCTCGAGGCAGGTGGAGTCATCGTCACGGGACGTAGAGAGAAAGAACGTTACGTCCCGATCTACAGCTTCAACAATGCGGTCGTGCAGCCGCCGGGAGACGCGCCGCCTTGTTCGCAGTGA